Part of the Legionella cardiaca genome, AATTTTGCCATTCAAGATCCTCGAGTAGTTGCGATTGTTGAGGAAATAACACAGATAAAAAATCAAATTCCCGATCCTTCCCGATTTGCCGGTGGCATTAGCATGTTACTCAAGGGATATTATATCAATCCGCACGTCGATAATTCACACGACGTCGATAGAAAATTCTATCGAGCTGTAAACGTACTTTATTATGTTTCCCCGAATTGGCAAGAAACGAATGGCGGCAATTACGAGTTATGGGATGAATCTGTAGAAAATCGCATTGTTGTTCCGTGTCTTTTTAATCGACTATTAGTAATGGAGACTAATCGCACATCCTGGCATTCTGTTAATCGAGTGGTAACTGACATGCCTCGATGTTGTGTGTTTAATTATTTTTTCTCGGAACACTCTCCTGAGGGTAAGGAATATTTAAATATGAATTCTCTTTTTAACCCGCTATATAGACCACGTCCCGAGCAAAAATTTCGTCGTGGCGTAGCACTCGTGAAGGATTCCCTATTAAAAGGATTTCGAAGATAAATTTTTATTAGTGAGCATTACCCCACCTCGGCTTGTCCGAGGCATCCAAAAGTAACCGTGCACAACCCACATTCATTCAGAGGAGTTTACGACTCACGTCATCCTGAGGAGTTTACGACTCACGTCATCCTGAGGAGTTTACGAC contains:
- a CDS encoding 2OG-Fe(II) oxygenase; this encodes MINSRDLSMKAQLTDLVIQRLSEAKEQLKKDFSRAHPIKVARHFVLDNFLPTEIAEKIYADFPKPGKMHLLSHHGELKLKYSHLRDTSSLIQDINFAIQDPRVVAIVEEITQIKNQIPDPSRFAGGISMLLKGYYINPHVDNSHDVDRKFYRAVNVLYYVSPNWQETNGGNYELWDESVENRIVVPCLFNRLLVMETNRTSWHSVNRVVTDMPRCCVFNYFFSEHSPEGKEYLNMNSLFNPLYRPRPEQKFRRGVALVKDSLLKGFRR